Proteins encoded by one window of Cannabis sativa cultivar Pink pepper isolate KNU-18-1 chromosome 4, ASM2916894v1, whole genome shotgun sequence:
- the LOC115711984 gene encoding zinc-finger homeodomain protein 1, with protein MEFEDQEEHDEEMEMAASYDSLGNSGSGRVKMPSSGGVATAAAGAGEGVMSQSASQPRKPRYRECQKNHAVGMGGYALDGCGEFLAAGAEGSLDGLKCAACSCHRNFHRKETDSGGITADPYGGPLVPHHYPHPQLSPYYRTPTGYLHVAPHHRPLALPSTSGGGAGSHSREDQEDVSNPSGGGGSGFGFGSGSSSKKRFRTKFSQEQKDRMLALAERLGWRIQKQDEAVVQQFCNETGVRRQVLKVWMHNNKHTLGKKP; from the coding sequence ATGGAGTTTGAAGATCAAGAAGAACACGATGAGGAGATGGAGATGGCAGCGAGCTACGACTCGTTGGGTAACTCGGGATCAGGGCGAGTCAAAATGCCGAGTTCGGGCGGAGTAGCAACAGCAGCAGCAGGAGCCGGTGAAGGAGTGATGTCTCAGTCGGCGAGCCAGCCGAGGAAGCCGAGGTACAGAGAGTGCCAAAAGAACCACGCCGTGGGTATGGGCGGTTACGCACTCGACGGCTGTGGCGAGTTCCTAGCAGCCGGCGCCGAAGGCTCACTGGACGGGCTAAAATGCGCCGCGTGCAGCTGCCACCGCAACTTCCACCGCAAGGAGACCGATTCCGGCGGAATAACGGCAGACCCATACGGTGGTCCCCTCGTGCCCCACCACTACCCACATCCACAATTGTCGCCTTACTACCGTACGCCCACCGGGTACCTCCACGTGGCGCCACACCATAGGCCGCTGGCTCTACCTTCTACATCTGGCGGAGGAGCAGGCAGTCACAGCCGTGAAGACCAGGAGGACGTTTCGAACCCGAGCGGAGGAGGGGGAAGCGGGTTCggattcgggtctgggtcgtcCAGTAAAAAGCGCTTTCGGACCAAGTTCAGCCAGGAACAGAAGGATAGGATGTTGGCATTAGCAGAGAGGTTGGGTTGGAGGATTCAGAAGCAAGATGAGGCGGTGGTTCAGCAGTTCTGTAACGAGACCGGAGTGCGGCGTCAGGTGCTCAAGGTTTGGATGCATAACAACAAGCACACTCTTGGTAAGAAACCCTAG